A stretch of Castanea sativa cultivar Marrone di Chiusa Pesio chromosome 2, ASM4071231v1 DNA encodes these proteins:
- the LOC142623390 gene encoding ADP-ribosylation factor-like protein 2 — translation MGLLSIIRKIKKKEKEMRILMVGLDNSGKTTIVLKINGEDTSVISPTLGFNIKTITYQKYTLNIWDVGGQKTIRSYWRNYFEQTDGLVWVVDSSDLRRLDDCKMELDNLLKEERLSGASLLILANKQDIKGALTPEEIAKVLNLEAMDKTRHWQIVGCSAYTGEGLLEGFDWLVQDVASRIYVLD, via the exons ATGGGGCTACTCAGTATAATCCGAAAAatcaagaagaaagagaaagaaatgcgCATACTCATGGT TGGGCTTGATAATTCAGGGAAGACTACAATTGTCTTGAAGATCAATGGAGAGGACACCAGCGTTATCAGTCCTACACTGGGCTTCAACATCAAGACCATCACCTACCAAAA GTATACTTTAAATATATGGGATGTTGGGGGCCAAAAAACTATAAGATCTTACTGGAGGAACTACTTTGAGCAAACTGATGGTTTGGTATGGGTGGTTGACAGTTCAGATCTTAGACGGTTAGATGACTGCAAAATGGAACTGGATAATCTTTTGAAGGAAGAG AGACTTTCAGGAGCATCTTTACTAATACTGGCAAATAAGCAGGACATAAAAGGTGCCCTTACCCCAGAGGAGATTGCAAAA GTATTGAACTTGGAAGCCATGGACAAAACCCGGCACTGGCAAATTGTGGGCTGTAGTGCATATACTGGTGAGGGGCTGCTTGAAGGATTTGATTGGTTGGTCCAGGATGTAGCCTCTCGAATTTATGTGCTTGACTAA